GAAAGCAATCCCCGCCACACCGCTACCAAGGAAATCAATGCGTTGGCCGCGGAAATCGCCGCCATCCTGGGGCTGGACTAAGATTATGGAGATGTTCTTCGACCACGCCTATGCCATTGCCATGGCGCTGCACACTCTGGCGGCGGTGGTCTGGGTGGGCGGCATGTTCTTCGCCCATCTGATCTTGCGTCCCGTCCTGGCCGAGCGTCAGGCGCCCGAGCGCCTTGCCGTGTGGCGCGAGGTTTTTCCCCGTTTCTTCTTCTGGGTGTGGATCAGCATTCTGGTCCTTTTGGTCACCGGCTATTCCACCTTGCTGCTGGGCTTCAAGGCGGGCTTCACCGGCGGACCCAGCCATGTGGACATCATGCAGCTCATCGGGCTGGTGATGATGGC
The nucleotide sequence above comes from Paramagnetospirillum magnetotacticum MS-1. Encoded proteins:
- a CDS encoding DUF4149 domain-containing protein encodes the protein MFFDHAYAIAMALHTLAAVVWVGGMFFAHLILRPVLAERQAPERLAVWREVFPRFFFWVWISILVLLVTGYSTLLLGFKAGFTGGPSHVDIMQLIGLVMMALYFQLFFGPWQGFKRAFAAEDYPKAAEYQIRIRHIVTVNLILGMISIVVGVAGSLLGA